The Oceanisphaera avium genome includes a region encoding these proteins:
- a CDS encoding NAD(P)-binding domain-containing protein: MKQQKIAILGAGPSGLAQLRAFEAARQAGVKNLPEIVCFEKQNDIGGMWNYTWRTGLDKNGEPVHGSMYRYLWSNGPKECLEFADYSFDEHFGQAIPSYPPRAVLKDYIMGRIDKAAISKYIRFECPVRWVTYDESSKLFTVTVMNHRTGKQETDEFDYVVVATGHFSTPNMPYFEGLEQFPGRVLHAHDFRDALEFANQDVLLVGASYSAEDIGSQCFKYGAKSVTISYRTNPIGFDWPKGMSERPLLLRLEGNVGHFSDGSSKQFDSVVMCTGYLFHFPFLPDELRLQTHNCLYPDNLYKGVFFQSNPKLIYLGMQDQYYTFNMFDAQAWYARDVILGQIALPAAAQRQQDMQSWLARHEQLTGCNDAIDFQASYIRDLLEATDYPDFAVEAQAELFKQWLRDKEADIMAFRENVYASTVTGTLATQLPASWLDIKDDSLESFMSLDFIEANELDKVD, translated from the coding sequence TTGAAACAGCAGAAAATAGCGATTTTGGGCGCAGGGCCCAGCGGTTTAGCTCAGTTGCGTGCCTTTGAAGCTGCGCGCCAAGCTGGGGTAAAAAACCTACCAGAGATAGTGTGTTTTGAGAAACAAAACGACATCGGCGGCATGTGGAATTACACTTGGCGCACCGGCTTAGATAAAAATGGCGAGCCTGTACACGGCAGTATGTATCGCTATTTATGGTCTAACGGCCCTAAAGAATGCTTAGAGTTCGCAGATTATTCTTTTGACGAGCATTTTGGTCAGGCCATCCCTTCTTATCCGCCACGTGCTGTGCTCAAAGATTATATTATGGGGCGTATCGATAAAGCGGCCATTTCTAAGTACATACGTTTCGAATGCCCAGTGCGTTGGGTGACTTATGACGAAAGCAGCAAATTATTTACTGTTACCGTCATGAATCATAGAACTGGCAAACAAGAAACCGATGAATTTGACTATGTCGTAGTTGCCACTGGCCATTTTTCAACGCCCAATATGCCTTATTTTGAAGGTCTAGAGCAGTTTCCTGGGCGAGTGTTACATGCTCATGATTTTAGAGATGCGCTAGAATTTGCTAACCAAGATGTGTTGTTAGTCGGCGCCAGTTACTCCGCAGAAGATATCGGCTCACAGTGCTTTAAGTACGGCGCTAAGTCGGTAACTATTAGTTATCGCACTAACCCTATCGGTTTTGATTGGCCAAAGGGAATGAGTGAGCGGCCTTTATTACTGCGCTTAGAAGGTAATGTAGGGCATTTTAGTGATGGCAGTAGTAAGCAATTTGACTCGGTAGTGATGTGTACCGGTTATCTGTTTCACTTTCCGTTTTTACCCGATGAGTTGCGTTTGCAAACCCATAACTGCTTATATCCAGACAATCTGTATAAAGGGGTTTTCTTTCAATCTAATCCTAAGCTTATTTATTTGGGCATGCAGGATCAGTATTACACCTTTAATATGTTTGACGCCCAAGCGTGGTATGCCAGAGATGTCATCTTAGGCCAGATAGCCTTGCCTGCGGCCGCACAGCGCCAGCAGGATATGCAAAGCTGGCTAGCGCGCCATGAACAACTTACCGGCTGTAATGACGCAATCGATTTTCAAGCCAGTTATATTCGTGACTTATTAGAGGCTACCGACTACCCAGATTTTGCAGTTGAAGCGCAGGCTGAATTATTTAAGCAGTGGCTACGTGATAAAGAAGCCGACATTATGGCCTTTAGAGAAAACGTGTACGCCTCTACTGTAACCGGCACCTTGGCCACGCAATTACCCGCGTCTTGGTTAGATATTAAAGATGACTCTTTAGAGAGCTTTATGTCCCTTGATTTTATTGAAGCTAATGAGCTAGATAAAGTCGATTAA
- a CDS encoding HesA/MoeB/ThiF family protein, giving the protein MVSDSQLTDDEFMRYSRHLLLEEVGEQGQLKLKQGSVLIVGLGGLGSPAVQYLAAAGVGTLWLADFDHIEVSNLQRQTLYDMKSLKHSKAETARIKLQNLNPEVEVIAINQKMDEQNLAAFVAEVDLVLDCTDNILIRQQLNAACYQAGKPLLVGAAIRFEGQLLALDPKQDHGCYRCLYGTDIGERLNCSNSGVIGPVVGTIGMLQALEAIKFFTQTGSVPWGELKLFDAKNHSWHGLRVPKDPACPVCGS; this is encoded by the coding sequence ATGGTTAGCGACAGCCAGCTCACCGACGACGAATTTATGCGCTACAGCCGCCACTTACTGCTAGAAGAAGTGGGCGAGCAAGGGCAGCTAAAGCTTAAGCAGGGTTCAGTACTGATTGTCGGGTTAGGCGGCCTTGGCTCGCCGGCGGTGCAATATTTAGCCGCGGCGGGGGTGGGTACCTTATGGTTAGCAGATTTTGATCATATCGAGGTTAGTAACCTACAGCGCCAGACGCTGTATGATATGAAAAGCTTAAAGCACAGTAAGGCAGAAACGGCACGCATTAAGCTACAAAATCTAAACCCTGAAGTAGAAGTCATTGCCATTAATCAAAAAATGGATGAGCAAAACTTAGCCGCTTTTGTGGCTGAGGTCGACTTGGTGTTAGATTGCACCGATAATATCCTCATTCGCCAGCAACTCAATGCCGCCTGCTATCAGGCTGGTAAACCGTTGTTAGTAGGGGCTGCGATTCGTTTTGAAGGGCAATTGCTGGCGCTAGACCCTAAGCAAGATCACGGTTGTTATCGATGTCTTTATGGCACCGATATCGGGGAGCGACTTAATTGCAGCAACTCAGGCGTAATTGGCCCTGTGGTGGGCACTATTGGTATGCTGCAAGCGCTGGAAGCCATTAAGTTTTTTACACAAACCGGTAGCGTACCTTGGGGTGAGCTAAAACTATTTGATGCCAAAAACCACAGTTGGCATGGCTTGCGGGTACCAAAAGATCCCGCTTGTCCGGTCTGTGGATCCTAA
- a CDS encoding phospholipase D family protein, whose amino-acid sequence MTANFHVFYLSLILLLSSYLSGCGAQAQVYRPISSAFSDTQDTRLGQGIAQEAKAQTASSGFYLLSNGLDAFVTRLLLMEAADKTLDIQYYLFHDDDTAKLFSHYLLRAADRGVRVRLLLDDFGHHGQEKLLAALAQHPNISVRLFNPFSNRVMPYLDFITRFKRVNRRMHNKSFIADNQAAIIGGRNIGNTYFGADEHTNFTDLDVLGVGSFAPQVSGAFDLYWNHVLSSPVQQFEQGQGATALTKARQQLHSAMNSERSQTYLARLASLQLVEQLKQGSLAFHWADFSLIYDTPDKILNASDNTHGHMAPALNALLSEVENEALIVSPYFIPGNNGVSRFASWIDAGAKVTILTNSLAANDVPAVHAGYARYRKPLITAGVELWELRPSASALKNNSYKKDLPGSSRASLHAKTMIFDRDTLFVGSMNLDPRSINLNTEIGVLIYSKTLASTASTTFLNDLPEHAWHLDVISTKAWWGKRERLIWRDESHQPATLISHEPEASQWRRFQVWAFGYLPIEGML is encoded by the coding sequence ATGACCGCTAATTTTCACGTGTTTTATCTAAGCCTTATCTTATTGCTGAGTAGTTATTTAAGCGGTTGTGGGGCGCAAGCGCAAGTTTATCGCCCTATTAGCTCGGCATTTAGCGATACTCAAGACACGCGCCTTGGCCAAGGCATAGCGCAAGAGGCAAAGGCTCAAACAGCCAGCTCTGGCTTTTACTTATTAAGTAATGGTTTAGATGCTTTTGTAACGCGTTTGTTATTAATGGAGGCGGCCGATAAAACGCTAGATATTCAATATTATCTGTTTCATGACGATGACACCGCCAAGCTTTTTAGTCATTACTTATTACGCGCCGCAGACCGCGGAGTGCGAGTGCGCTTACTACTCGATGACTTTGGCCACCATGGTCAAGAAAAGTTGCTTGCCGCCTTAGCGCAACATCCTAATATCTCAGTGCGCTTATTTAATCCTTTTAGCAACCGAGTGATGCCTTACTTAGACTTTATCACTCGCTTTAAGCGGGTAAACAGGCGGATGCACAATAAGTCATTTATTGCCGATAATCAGGCCGCTATTATTGGCGGGCGTAATATTGGTAATACTTACTTTGGCGCCGATGAGCACACCAACTTCACTGACTTAGATGTATTAGGGGTGGGAAGTTTTGCGCCACAGGTATCTGGCGCTTTTGATCTCTATTGGAACCATGTTTTATCAAGCCCCGTTCAGCAATTTGAACAAGGCCAAGGAGCCACCGCTCTCACTAAGGCGCGCCAGCAACTGCATAGCGCCATGAACAGTGAGCGCAGCCAAACTTATCTAGCACGACTTGCTTCGCTGCAATTAGTCGAGCAATTAAAACAAGGTTCGTTAGCGTTTCACTGGGCCGACTTTAGCCTAATTTATGACACGCCAGATAAAATTCTTAATGCTAGCGATAATACCCACGGCCATATGGCGCCTGCGCTTAATGCCTTACTTAGTGAAGTCGAAAACGAGGCATTGATCGTCTCGCCCTACTTTATTCCTGGTAACAATGGGGTAAGTCGTTTTGCAAGTTGGATTGACGCAGGCGCCAAAGTTACGATTTTAACTAACTCGCTTGCCGCAAATGATGTGCCGGCGGTGCACGCCGGTTATGCCCGCTATCGTAAGCCATTAATAACAGCAGGCGTAGAGCTGTGGGAATTACGACCCAGTGCCAGTGCGCTTAAAAATAACAGTTACAAAAAAGACTTACCCGGCTCATCACGTGCCAGTCTACATGCTAAAACCATGATTTTTGATCGCGATACTTTGTTTGTGGGCTCTATGAATTTAGACCCCCGTTCCATTAATTTAAATACCGAAATTGGGGTACTTATTTATAGTAAAACGTTAGCTAGCACAGCCAGTACCACTTTTTTGAATGATCTTCCCGAGCATGCATGGCACTTAGATGTAATATCTACTAAAGCATGGTGGGGCAAGCGCGAACGTTTAATATGGCGAGATGAGTCTCACCAGCCCGCAACTCTTATTAGCCACGAGCCAGAAGCTAGCCAGTGGCGGCGTTTTCAAGTGTGGGCTTTTGGCTATCTCCCTATCGAAGGCATGCTTTAA
- a CDS encoding phospholipase D family protein — protein sequence MNHYAKRLLSRFRAWFGVPEPQPEPTPFEPRNSKYTRLGQGIMKATAKQQGSSGFFILNNALDAFVTRLSLMEAADQTLDVQYYLFHRDATAKLFTYYLLRAADRGVRVRMLLDDFGHYGQERLFRALIKHPNISIRLFNPFNNRRWRYLDFLTRFSKIHRRMHNKSFTVDNQAAIIGGRNIGNAYFGADKYASFSDLDVLGVGQFAQDVGASFDIYWHHSLAVPMQNLARKRIAPSLKRVRRRLAFSSHNKHSRDYLARLGNLKLVEQLTQGKLALRWAEATLVYDHPDKLLNGWEDTRGHLSASLESIWQSVTTEALLVSPYFIPEDSGVEKLAAWVAAGAKVTVLTNSLAANDVPLVHAGYAKYRQPMLAAGVALWELQPSSKKARKSRRRRGLPSSSKASLHAKTLVFDRKTLFIGSLNLDPRSLNLNTEIGVVINSERLAEYVSGVFLNELPEHAWRLHINKDSRPLLNWLDESDPNAIIRYHHEPEASLWSRIRARLFGYLPIDAFL from the coding sequence ATGAACCATTATGCAAAACGATTATTGTCGCGCTTTCGAGCTTGGTTTGGCGTCCCCGAACCACAGCCCGAGCCTACTCCTTTTGAGCCGCGCAACTCTAAGTACACGCGCTTAGGCCAAGGCATTATGAAAGCCACTGCAAAGCAACAAGGCAGCTCGGGCTTTTTTATTCTTAATAATGCCCTAGATGCTTTCGTGACTCGTTTATCTTTAATGGAAGCCGCCGATCAAACGCTGGATGTACAGTATTACCTGTTTCACCGAGATGCCACGGCCAAGCTGTTTACTTATTATTTATTACGCGCCGCCGATCGAGGCGTGCGGGTACGCATGTTGCTGGATGATTTTGGCCATTATGGCCAAGAGCGTTTATTTAGAGCCCTAATTAAACACCCTAATATTTCTATTCGTTTATTTAATCCCTTTAACAATCGGCGCTGGCGTTATCTGGATTTTTTAACGCGCTTTTCTAAAATTCACAGACGCATGCACAATAAGTCATTTACCGTGGATAACCAGGCCGCCATTATCGGTGGGCGAAATATAGGTAACGCGTATTTTGGCGCCGATAAATATGCCAGTTTCAGTGATTTAGATGTGTTGGGCGTAGGACAGTTCGCCCAAGATGTTGGCGCCAGTTTTGATATATATTGGCATCATAGCTTAGCGGTACCGATGCAAAATTTAGCGCGCAAACGCATCGCCCCCTCGTTAAAGAGAGTACGACGCAGGCTCGCCTTTAGCAGTCATAATAAACACAGTCGTGATTACTTAGCGCGTTTAGGTAATTTAAAGCTGGTAGAACAACTGACTCAGGGGAAGCTAGCACTACGCTGGGCAGAGGCAACGTTAGTGTATGATCATCCCGATAAGCTACTCAATGGCTGGGAAGATACGCGCGGTCATTTGTCTGCAAGCTTAGAGAGCATTTGGCAGTCGGTCACAACAGAAGCGCTGTTAGTGTCGCCTTATTTTATCCCTGAAGACAGTGGCGTAGAAAAGTTAGCCGCTTGGGTGGCAGCGGGGGCGAAAGTGACGGTATTAACCAATTCATTAGCCGCCAATGATGTGCCCTTAGTCCATGCTGGGTATGCAAAATACCGCCAGCCCATGTTAGCGGCAGGCGTCGCTTTATGGGAGCTACAACCTAGTAGTAAAAAAGCGCGTAAAAGCCGACGCCGACGCGGCCTTCCTAGCTCATCAAAGGCCAGCTTACATGCTAAAACGCTGGTATTTGATCGTAAAACGCTGTTTATCGGCTCACTTAATTTAGACCCCAGATCCCTTAATCTCAATACTGAAATTGGCGTAGTAATTAATAGCGAACGCTTAGCCGAATACGTGAGTGGAGTGTTTTTAAATGAATTGCCCGAGCACGCTTGGCGCTTACACATTAATAAAGACTCACGCCCACTCCTTAATTGGCTCGACGAGTCCGATCCCAACGCCATCATTCGCTATCATCATGAGCCAGAGGCTAGCCTATGGAGTCGCATTCGCGCGCGCTTGTTTGGTTACTTACCCATAGACGCCTTTTTGTAG
- a CDS encoding thiazole synthase — protein MSLTIADKTFSSRLFTGTGKFASRQQMKDAFFAGGSEMVTMAMKRVDLVNHSDDILPPLLELGVHLLPNTAGAHTVEEALFAARLAREALGTNWLKLEVHPDPKYLLPDPIETLKAAEILVKEGFIVLPYCSADPLLCKRLEEVGCAAVMPLGAPIGTNKGLVTHDFLQIIIEQAKVPVIVDAGIGAPSHAAYAMELGADAVLVNTAIATARDPIAMASAFKLAVESGRQAYLAGLPTKSQYAQATSPLTNFSQK, from the coding sequence ATGAGTCTTACCATTGCCGATAAAACCTTTAGTTCTCGTCTTTTTACCGGAACCGGTAAATTTGCCAGCCGTCAGCAGATGAAAGATGCGTTTTTTGCGGGTGGCTCAGAGATGGTCACCATGGCAATGAAGCGCGTTGATTTGGTTAATCACAGCGATGACATTTTGCCGCCCTTGCTGGAGTTAGGTGTGCATTTGCTGCCTAACACTGCAGGCGCGCACACCGTAGAAGAGGCGTTATTTGCAGCGCGTTTAGCTCGTGAGGCACTGGGCACGAACTGGTTAAAACTTGAAGTGCACCCTGATCCTAAGTATTTGCTGCCTGATCCCATTGAAACACTAAAAGCGGCGGAGATTTTAGTTAAAGAAGGCTTTATCGTCTTGCCTTATTGCAGCGCCGACCCTTTATTGTGTAAGCGCTTAGAAGAAGTAGGCTGTGCCGCTGTCATGCCACTGGGTGCGCCTATTGGCACCAATAAAGGCTTAGTGACTCATGATTTTCTACAAATCATTATCGAGCAGGCTAAGGTTCCGGTGATCGTTGATGCGGGAATTGGTGCGCCAAGTCATGCGGCTTACGCCATGGAGTTGGGGGCCGATGCCGTGCTAGTTAATACTGCTATTGCTACTGCGCGCGATCCTATTGCTATGGCCAGTGCTTTTAAATTGGCAGTGGAGTCGGGTCGTCAAGCGTATTTGGCTGGGTTACCAACCAAAAGCCAATATGCCCAAGCAACCAGCCCGCTGACTAATTTTTCTCAAAAGTAA
- the thiE gene encoding thiamine phosphate synthase, with protein sequence MTRPIVWTIAGSDSGGGAGIQADLHTIHALGGHGCSVISAITAQNSVAVSMVEPVLMQAFSQQLVALASDLPAQAIKIGLLPGGLRAEVLARYLREYRRQWQPYVVYDPVAIASTGKAMAQESLLPAIKQHLLAEVDLITPNAIELAALSGITPDSPANVRRGAAALLAMGARAVLVKGGHFDWAPEQAIDFYTDGEREIWLASARVETTHGHGTGCTLSSAIATAIALDYPIEDALVLAKAYVTQGLKAAQGLGAGPGPVAHLGWPTDLNDFPTVVMPGSTLAEQLGISGPHPKAEFAPMDTLKLGLYPVVTSVSLLEQLLDWGVRTLQLRIKDKTDDQVEADIKAAVELGQRFNARLFINDYWRLAIKHGAYGVHLGQEDIEIADLEAIRAAGIKLGLSTHGYYEMLRARELKPSYLALGHIFPTKTKDMPSRPQGLERLHRYVALMETEFPLVAIGGISRDRVPLVAETGIGSIALVTAITESDNPEAATRELLALVEG encoded by the coding sequence ATGACAAGACCCATAGTCTGGACCATAGCCGGTTCTGATTCGGGCGGCGGCGCTGGCATTCAGGCCGACTTGCACACTATTCACGCACTGGGCGGCCACGGCTGCTCGGTTATTTCTGCTATTACCGCCCAAAACTCGGTGGCCGTTTCTATGGTCGAGCCGGTTCTAATGCAGGCATTTAGCCAACAATTAGTGGCCCTAGCCAGCGACTTACCGGCTCAAGCCATTAAAATTGGACTATTGCCAGGCGGCTTGCGTGCAGAAGTATTGGCTCGTTACCTACGTGAATATCGCCGCCAATGGCAGCCATATGTGGTGTATGACCCGGTGGCGATTGCGAGCACCGGCAAAGCCATGGCACAAGAGAGTCTGTTGCCGGCAATTAAACAGCACTTGCTAGCCGAGGTGGATCTTATCACCCCCAACGCCATTGAGTTGGCGGCGTTGTCGGGCATTACGCCCGACTCGCCTGCTAATGTGCGCAGGGGTGCCGCGGCGTTATTAGCAATGGGCGCGCGCGCCGTCCTTGTTAAAGGAGGGCACTTTGATTGGGCGCCAGAGCAAGCGATCGATTTTTATACCGATGGTGAGCGTGAAATTTGGCTAGCCAGTGCGCGTGTAGAAACCACGCACGGCCATGGCACGGGTTGTACCTTATCCTCCGCCATCGCGACTGCCATTGCACTCGACTATCCTATCGAAGATGCGCTGGTGTTAGCTAAGGCTTATGTCACTCAAGGTCTAAAAGCAGCCCAAGGGCTAGGCGCGGGTCCTGGCCCAGTTGCACACTTAGGTTGGCCAACGGATCTTAATGATTTTCCAACCGTCGTTATGCCAGGCTCGACGCTAGCTGAGCAGTTAGGTATTAGCGGACCCCACCCTAAGGCGGAGTTTGCGCCTATGGACACCTTAAAGCTGGGTTTATATCCGGTGGTGACCAGCGTGAGCTTATTAGAGCAACTGTTAGACTGGGGCGTGCGCACTTTGCAGCTGCGCATTAAAGACAAAACCGATGACCAAGTAGAAGCGGATATTAAAGCGGCAGTTGAGCTAGGCCAGCGTTTTAACGCGCGCTTATTTATTAACGACTACTGGCGCTTGGCCATTAAGCATGGCGCTTATGGTGTGCATTTAGGCCAAGAAGACATAGAGATTGCCGACTTAGAAGCGATTCGTGCCGCCGGTATTAAGTTGGGTCTTTCTACTCACGGCTATTATGAAATGCTGCGGGCTCGCGAGCTTAAGCCCTCTTATTTAGCGCTGGGTCATATCTTTCCGACCAAGACTAAAGATATGCCTTCTCGGCCACAGGGCTTAGAGCGTTTACATCGCTACGTCGCCTTGATGGAAACCGAGTTTCCACTGGTGGCGATTGGTGGCATTAGCCGCGACCGAGTGCCATTAGTTGCTGAAACGGGGATTGGCAGCATAGCGTTAGTCACCGCCATTACCGAGTCTGACAATCCAGAAGCCGCAACGCGCGAATTATTAGCGCTAGTGGAGGGGTAA
- the thiS gene encoding sulfur carrier protein ThiS, producing the protein MQITLNDKTMMLTEGITLGQLLQDLEQDKPGVAVALNQSVVARGQWSEQVLNENDKVTLFHAIAGG; encoded by the coding sequence ATGCAAATCACCTTAAATGATAAAACCATGATGTTGACCGAGGGCATTACCCTCGGTCAATTATTACAAGATCTTGAACAAGATAAGCCGGGCGTGGCGGTGGCGCTAAACCAGAGTGTGGTGGCGCGTGGCCAATGGTCCGAGCAAGTTTTAAATGAAAACGATAAAGTTACGTTATTTCACGCCATAGCCGGAGGCTAA
- a CDS encoding NINE protein produces the protein MNNTHSVVIGYVLWIFGFMGAHRFYYGRPISGIIYFFTLGLFFIGWIVDLFLIPSMDKSADRRFTKGSKDYNITWILMTFLGIFGAHRLYMGKWITAILWFFTGGFFLIGYLYDFCTLNSQIDEVNRNSRRL, from the coding sequence ATGAACAATACGCACAGTGTGGTGATCGGCTATGTGTTATGGATTTTTGGTTTTATGGGAGCGCACCGCTTTTACTACGGTCGCCCTATTAGCGGCATTATTTACTTCTTCACGCTGGGCTTATTTTTTATTGGCTGGATTGTGGATCTCTTTTTAATTCCCAGCATGGATAAATCCGCCGACCGCCGTTTTACTAAAGGCAGCAAAGATTACAACATTACCTGGATTTTAATGACTTTTCTCGGCATCTTTGGCGCGCATCGTCTTTACATGGGCAAGTGGATCACGGCTATTTTATGGTTTTTTACCGGTGGTTTCTTTTTGATAGGTTATCTTTATGACTTTTGCACTTTAAACAGCCAAATCGACGAAGTTAACCGAAATTCAAGAAGGTTATGA
- the thiC gene encoding phosphomethylpyrimidine synthase ThiC → MSTKAVTQVSEQQSKKTNRREIRSQAQAFIDNLKGEQFPNSKRIYVQGSRPDIQVAMREIHLADSFKGGTQEQPLLEPNAPVPIYDTSGPYGDAEAKLDVRLGLPQLRRQWILERNDTQELAQVSSAFTQERMADEGLDHLRFEQLPQPRKAKPGKRVTQMHYARQGIITPEMEYIAIRENMGRERVRDEMLLQQHKGESFGANLPERITPEFVRKEVAEGRAIIPANINHAESEPMIIGRNFLVKINANIGNSAVTSSIEEEVEKLVWATRWGADNVMDLSTGRNIHETREWILRNSPVPIGTVPIYQALEKVNGVAEDLNWEVFRDTLIEQAEQGVDYFTIHAGVLLRYVPMTAKRVTGIVSRGGSIMAKWCLSHHKESFLYERFRDICEICAAYDVSLSLGDGMRPGSIADANDEAQFAELYTLGELTKIAWEYDVQVMIEGPGHVAMHMIKRNMEEQLAHCHEAPFYTLGPLTTDIAPGYDHFTSGIGAALIGWYGCAMLCYVTPKEHLGLPNKEDVKQGLITYKIAAHAADLAKGHPGAQIRDNALSKARFEFRWEDQFNLSLDPQTARDYHDESLPQESGKVAHFCSMCGPKFCSMKITQEVREYAAAQEAIAIKLVDIDGNQETVLAGMAKMSEEFNKRGGELYHQADQLEKELI, encoded by the coding sequence ATGTCAACTAAAGCAGTAACCCAAGTTTCAGAGCAACAATCTAAAAAAACTAATCGTCGCGAAATTCGCAGCCAAGCCCAAGCCTTTATCGATAACCTTAAAGGCGAGCAATTCCCTAACTCTAAACGTATTTATGTCCAAGGCTCACGCCCTGATATTCAAGTCGCGATGCGTGAAATCCACCTTGCCGACAGCTTTAAAGGTGGCACCCAAGAGCAACCCCTTCTTGAGCCTAATGCGCCAGTACCCATTTACGACACTTCAGGTCCTTATGGCGATGCCGAGGCGAAGTTAGATGTGCGCTTAGGCTTGCCTCAGCTGCGCCGGCAGTGGATTTTAGAGCGCAACGATACCCAAGAATTAGCCCAAGTGAGCTCAGCCTTTACCCAAGAACGCATGGCCGATGAGGGCCTGGATCATTTACGCTTTGAGCAACTCCCTCAGCCTCGTAAAGCTAAGCCAGGCAAACGTGTGACGCAAATGCACTATGCGCGCCAAGGGATTATTACCCCAGAAATGGAATACATCGCCATTCGAGAAAACATGGGGCGTGAGCGGGTGCGCGACGAAATGTTGCTCCAACAGCATAAAGGTGAAAGTTTTGGTGCTAATTTACCAGAGCGTATTACGCCGGAGTTTGTACGCAAGGAAGTAGCAGAAGGGCGCGCGATTATCCCCGCCAACATTAATCATGCCGAGTCTGAGCCGATGATTATTGGCCGTAATTTCTTGGTGAAGATTAATGCTAATATCGGCAACTCAGCGGTGACCTCCTCCATTGAAGAAGAAGTAGAAAAACTGGTGTGGGCAACGCGGTGGGGCGCGGATAACGTGATGGACTTATCCACGGGGCGTAATATTCATGAAACTCGCGAATGGATCTTGCGCAACAGTCCAGTGCCGATTGGCACCGTTCCTATTTACCAAGCGTTAGAAAAAGTGAATGGGGTGGCCGAAGACTTAAACTGGGAAGTATTTCGTGACACCTTAATCGAGCAGGCCGAGCAAGGCGTGGACTACTTCACGATTCATGCCGGCGTCTTGCTGCGCTATGTGCCCATGACCGCCAAGCGCGTCACCGGAATTGTATCGCGCGGTGGCTCTATTATGGCCAAATGGTGTTTATCCCATCATAAAGAAAGTTTTCTTTATGAGCGCTTTCGCGATATTTGTGAAATTTGTGCCGCCTATGATGTGTCATTATCGTTAGGTGATGGCATGCGCCCAGGCTCGATTGCCGATGCGAACGATGAAGCACAATTTGCCGAGCTGTATACCTTGGGCGAGCTCACGAAAATTGCCTGGGAATATGATGTACAGGTAATGATTGAAGGCCCAGGCCATGTGGCCATGCATATGATTAAACGTAATATGGAAGAGCAGCTTGCACATTGTCATGAAGCGCCTTTTTATACATTGGGTCCGTTAACGACTGATATCGCGCCGGGTTATGATCATTTTACCTCAGGGATTGGTGCGGCTTTAATTGGTTGGTATGGCTGCGCTATGTTGTGTTACGTCACGCCTAAAGAGCATTTAGGGCTACCTAACAAAGAAGACGTGAAGCAAGGCTTAATCACCTATAAGATAGCCGCCCATGCGGCCGACTTAGCCAAAGGTCATCCGGGTGCGCAAATTAGAGATAATGCCTTGTCTAAGGCGCGATTTGAGTTTAGATGGGAAGATCAGTTTAACTTAAGCTTAGACCCACAAACGGCCCGCGATTATCACGATGAGTCTTTACCCCAAGAATCCGGTAAAGTCGCGCATTTTTGCTCTATGTGTGGCCCCAAGTTTTGCTCAATGAAAATTACTCAAGAAGTGCGAGAATATGCCGCCGCGCAAGAAGCGATAGCCATTAAGCTAGTCGACATAGATGGCAACCAAGAGACAGTACTGGCGGGCATGGCAAAAATGTCAGAAGAGTTTAATAAGCGCGGTGGTGAGCTTTATCATCAAGCGGATCAATTGGAGAAAGAATTAATATGA